Genomic segment of Streptococcus australis:
TCATACTCAAAAGGAGGCTGGCCCAAGTGACCAACCTTCTTTTTTCTAATTTTTCAAGAAACTAACTTCCTCGTCTCCAGAAAATAGCCAAGACAATCATAGCTCCTAAAATAGCTGGGATAATGGCCGTTCCTGCTATAATTGGACCCCAAGTTCCGAAAAGCAAGTGGCCCAAAAAGGCACCAATCCAGCCGAGAAACATTTTTCCAAAGCATCCCATACTCTCCCCACGATTGGTCAAAGCACCTGCCAAGAGCCCCACTAGGAGACCAACAAACATACTTCCAAGCATAGCTTCTCCTTAAATTGCCCAGTCTCCATTACGGAAGAGAGGTACGCGTGTTCCATCCTCATGGATACCATCGATATCCATTTGGTTAGAGCCAATCATAAAGTCCACGTGAGCATCTGAACGGTTAAGCCCCGCAGCTTCAAGCTCTTCTTCACTCATCTCTGCACCACCAACAACGCTAGTCGCATAGGCAGCACCAATAGCCAAGTGGTTTGAGGCATTTTCATCGAAAAGGGTATTAAAGAAGGTAATGCCTGACTGAGAAATTGGGCTTGGATCTGGTACCAAGGCACATTCGCCTAAGGCACGCGCGCCAGCATTTTCAAAGACAAGGTCTTTCATGACCTGATTACCCTTCTCAGCAGTTATATCAACGATTTGACCATCCTTGAAGGTTACTTTAATCCCTTTAATGATATTTCCGTTGTAGCTAAGTGGTTTTGTAGAGGTTACATAACCATCTGCACGACGGAAGTCAGGCGCTGTGAAAACTTCCTCTGTCGGCATATT
This window contains:
- a CDS encoding GlsB/YeaQ/YmgE family stress response membrane protein; translation: MLGSMFVGLLVGLLAGALTNRGESMGCFGKMFLGWIGAFLGHLLFGTWGPIIAGTAIIPAILGAMIVLAIFWRRGS